The following are encoded in a window of Paramagnetospirillum magnetotacticum MS-1 genomic DNA:
- a CDS encoding YcfL family protein, with product MKRLFVPAFGLLLLGGCASLDPAPHCDMSRVASQRDLVPGPAMVEDSTSPLKEMPMNSVNITDPNIIRKLYVRSIAARRTQTGTVEVVAQVVNCTDFPLNAEARTQFYANDGAASEPVSAWRRLILPARTSNTYRELSLGDKSVDGYMIEMREGK from the coding sequence ATGAAGCGCCTGTTCGTTCCCGCTTTCGGCCTTCTGCTGCTCGGCGGCTGCGCCTCTTTGGACCCGGCGCCCCATTGCGACATGTCGCGCGTGGCCAGCCAACGCGATCTGGTCCCTGGCCCGGCCATGGTGGAAGACTCCACCTCGCCGCTGAAGGAAATGCCCATGAACTCGGTGAACATCACCGATCCCAACATTATCCGGAAGCTCTATGTGCGCTCCATCGCGGCCCGGCGTACCCAGACGGGGACGGTGGAGGTGGTGGCCCAGGTGGTCAACTGCACCGACTTCCCCTTGAATGCCGAGGCCCGCACCCAGTTCTACGCCAATGACGGCGCGGCCAGCGAACCGGTCAGCGCCTGGCGCCGTCTGATTCTGCCCGCACGCACCTCCAACACCTATCGCGAGCTATCCCTGGGCGACAAGAGTGTGGACGGCTACATGATTGAAATGAGGGAAGGCAAATGA
- a CDS encoding DUF4189 domain-containing protein: MAKIFFALTLAFGVLVGSMDARAAGAIAVDDADATKASEVGFGVGTGATREEAGIDAVRECKKAGNSSCKVAVRYDTCGAYATSKDYTGVGWGSTEGEAKANALEACGKGCRVAVSDCQ, from the coding sequence ATGGCTAAGATTTTTTTCGCGCTGACTTTGGCTTTCGGCGTTCTGGTGGGAAGCATGGATGCCCGTGCGGCGGGCGCCATAGCCGTCGATGACGCCGATGCGACCAAGGCCAGCGAAGTTGGCTTCGGCGTCGGCACCGGCGCTACCCGCGAGGAGGCCGGCATCGACGCGGTGCGCGAGTGTAAGAAGGCTGGCAACAGCAGCTGCAAGGTGGCGGTGCGTTACGACACTTGCGGCGCCTATGCCACCTCCAAGGACTACACCGGAGTGGGCTGGGGCAGCACCGAGGGCGAGGCCAAGGCGAACGCCCTCGAAGCTTGTGGCAAGGGATGCAGGGTGGCCGTTTCCGACTGCCAATAA
- the argC gene encoding N-acetyl-gamma-glutamyl-phosphate reductase, translating into MMKDVSIAILGASGYTGAELVRLLALHPSFKIKVMTGDRKAGQSMDSVFPHLGGLSLPNLVAIDQVDFSSVDAVFCCLPHGTTQEVIAALPASVKVVDLSADFRLFDVDTYAQWYGHEHRAPELQKQAVYGLTELARDSVAKARLVANPGCYPTSVQLPLIPLLRAGLIEASDIVIDAKSGVSGAGRAAKEANLYTEVTEGMHAYGVASHRHAPEIEQGLSQAAGKPVLVSFTPHLIPMSRGMLSTIYVKTKNGAKAADLRAHLSKTFGGEPFVRVVPEGVVPHTRHVRGSNHCLINAFDDRVPGRIIITSVIDNLVKGASGQALQNMNLMFGLPEATALAQQPMFP; encoded by the coding sequence ATCATGAAGGACGTATCCATCGCCATTCTAGGGGCCAGCGGCTATACCGGCGCCGAGCTTGTGCGCCTGTTGGCCCTGCATCCCTCCTTCAAGATCAAGGTGATGACCGGCGACCGCAAGGCGGGCCAATCCATGGACTCGGTCTTCCCCCATCTGGGCGGGCTGTCGCTTCCCAATCTGGTCGCCATCGATCAGGTGGATTTCAGCTCCGTGGACGCGGTGTTCTGCTGCCTGCCCCACGGCACCACCCAGGAGGTGATCGCCGCCCTGCCCGCTTCGGTCAAGGTGGTGGATCTGTCGGCGGATTTCCGGCTGTTCGATGTGGACACCTATGCCCAGTGGTATGGCCATGAGCACCGGGCTCCCGAATTGCAGAAGCAGGCGGTCTACGGCCTGACCGAACTGGCCCGCGATAGCGTCGCCAAGGCGCGGCTGGTGGCCAATCCCGGCTGCTATCCCACCTCGGTGCAGTTGCCGCTGATACCGCTGCTGCGGGCCGGGCTGATCGAGGCCAGCGACATCGTCATCGACGCCAAGTCGGGCGTGTCGGGCGCGGGCCGCGCCGCCAAGGAGGCCAATCTTTATACCGAGGTGACCGAGGGCATGCACGCCTATGGCGTGGCCAGCCACCGGCACGCCCCCGAGATCGAACAGGGCCTGTCCCAAGCCGCTGGCAAGCCGGTCCTGGTCAGTTTCACGCCCCACCTCATCCCCATGAGCCGGGGCATGCTGTCGACCATCTACGTCAAGACAAAGAACGGCGCCAAGGCCGCCGATCTGCGGGCCCATCTGAGCAAGACCTTCGGCGGAGAGCCCTTCGTTCGGGTGGTCCCCGAGGGCGTGGTGCCCCATACTCGGCATGTTCGCGGCTCCAACCACTGCCTGATCAACGCCTTCGACGACCGGGTGCCGGGGCGGATCATCATCACCTCGGTGATCGACAATCTGGTCAAGGGCGCGTCGGGCCAGGCGCTGCAGAACATGAATCTGATGTTCGGCCTCCCCGAGGCCACCGCGCTTGCCCAGCAACCCATGTTCCCGTGA
- a CDS encoding gamma carbonic anhydrase family protein has protein sequence MSGTILAFQGVSPTIAPDVFVAPTAVVIGDTVIGAGTSVWFNCVIRGDVHEIRIGERTNIQDGTIIHVTGGKLGTYIGSDITIGHGAILHACTLEDGCFVGMGAVVLDGAVVETGGMVAAGAVVTPGKRVKKGELWGGNPARMLRSLSDEEMAFFPVSAEKYAELAAKYFKA, from the coding sequence ATGAGCGGCACCATCCTTGCCTTCCAGGGCGTCAGCCCCACCATCGCCCCCGACGTTTTCGTCGCCCCCACCGCCGTGGTGATCGGCGATACGGTGATCGGGGCCGGAACCTCGGTGTGGTTCAATTGCGTGATCAGGGGCGACGTGCACGAGATCCGCATCGGTGAACGCACCAATATCCAGGACGGCACCATCATTCACGTCACCGGCGGCAAGCTGGGTACCTATATCGGCTCGGACATCACCATCGGCCATGGCGCCATCCTGCACGCCTGCACCCTGGAAGACGGTTGCTTCGTGGGCATGGGCGCCGTGGTGCTGGACGGCGCCGTGGTGGAAACCGGAGGCATGGTGGCGGCTGGCGCGGTGGTGACGCCGGGCAAACGCGTCAAGAAGGGCGAGTTGTGGGGCGGCAATCCGGCCCGAATGCTGCGCTCCCTAAGCGATGAGGAAATGGCCTTCTTCCCAGTTTCGGCCGAAAAATACGCCGAACTGGCCGCCAAATACTTCAAGGCTTGA